The window CTATCAGACGGAGGGGAAGGTCTACGCGCAGTACGTGCTGAAGAACGTGAAGGACCCCAAGATCGGCATCCTCTACCAGAACGACGACTACGGGAAGGACTATCTCAAGGGTTTCAAGGACGGGTTGGGCGAGGCCGGCCGCAAGGCCGTCGTGCTGGAGCAGACCTACGAGGTCACCGATCCCACGGTGGACTCCCAGATCGCCAATCTGAAGAGCAGCGGCGCCAACGTCTTCTTCAACATCACGATTCCCAAGTTCGCCGTCCAGGCCATCAAGAAGGCGCACGACCTCGGCTGGAAGCCCCTGCACCTGCTGAACCAGGTCTCGAGCTCCGTGGGCGTCGTGCTCCAGCCGGCCGGCGTGGAGGCGTCCCGGGGGCTGATCAGCACACTTTACCTGAAGGATCCGACGGATCCGCAGTGGAAGGACGATCAGGCTTACAAGGACTGGCTGGCCTTCATGCAGAAGTACTACCCGGACGGCAACACCCGGGACGTGTTCAACGTCTACGCCTACTCGGTGGCCCAGACGATGGTGCACGTGCTCAAGCAGGCCGGCAACGACCTCTCGCGCGCCAACATCATGAAGCAGGCGGCCAACATCAAGGATCTGGCCCTGCCCATGCTCTACCCCGGCGTCAAGATCAACACCAGCCCCACGGACTTCTACCCCATCGAGCAGGAGACCCTGGTGAAGTTCGACGGGGAGCGCTGGGTGCCGTTCGGCGAGGTCTACGACGCCGCCAAGGTGAGGTGACCCCGCCCCCCGGTTGCCGACCGGGGGCATTGCGACTATGCTGTCGCAACCTGGCGCCCGGGACCCGAGCTCACCGCTTCGTGGTCTCGGGACGCCAGGCGATCCGACCGATCAGCCAGAGGTCGGCATGATCGATCCAGCGATCATCGTTTCGATCGCCCCGGATCACGGCAGCGCCCGCCGCTGCCCCGAATCTCTCCGCT of the Candidatus Methylomirabilota bacterium genome contains:
- a CDS encoding ABC transporter substrate-binding protein; the encoded protein is MLTRRTLAVVLALALGVALAAPAGAQSTPGVTATEIKIGNTNPYSGPASAYGSIGKAIAAYFKKVNDEGGINGRKINFISYDDAYSPPKTVEMVRRLVEQDQVAFVFQTLGTPSNSAIHRYVNQQKVPHLFVATGATKWGNPQNFPWTMGWQPTYQTEGKVYAQYVLKNVKDPKIGILYQNDDYGKDYLKGFKDGLGEAGRKAVVLEQTYEVTDPTVDSQIANLKSSGANVFFNITIPKFAVQAIKKAHDLGWKPLHLLNQVSSSVGVVLQPAGVEASRGLISTLYLKDPTDPQWKDDQAYKDWLAFMQKYYPDGNTRDVFNVYAYSVAQTMVHVLKQAGNDLSRANIMKQAANIKDLALPMLYPGVKINTSPTDFYPIEQETLVKFDGERWVPFGEVYDAAKVR